A genome region from Bacillaceae bacterium IKA-2 includes the following:
- a CDS encoding TetR/AcrR family transcriptional regulator: MAKRKGQKYEQIIDAAVKIIAQNGYHHSQVSKIAKEAGVADGTIYLYFKNKEDLLVSLFQEKMGKFIQKIEDELAGESSIEEKLLVLITMHLRQLEADHSLAIVTQLELRQSNIELRNRINEVLVGYLKLIDTIVLLGIEEGLFSAELDLRITRQMIFGTIDEVVTNWVMKEHKYELLRLAKPVHTLLLKAMRAN, translated from the coding sequence TTGGCTAAGCGAAAAGGGCAAAAATATGAACAGATAATCGATGCAGCTGTAAAGATTATCGCTCAAAATGGTTATCATCACTCACAAGTCTCCAAAATTGCCAAAGAAGCTGGGGTAGCTGATGGAACCATCTATCTGTACTTTAAAAATAAAGAAGATTTACTCGTTTCTTTGTTCCAAGAAAAAATGGGGAAATTTATTCAAAAGATTGAAGATGAATTAGCAGGAGAATCTTCAATTGAAGAGAAGTTATTAGTATTGATAACTATGCACCTCAGACAATTAGAAGCAGACCATTCATTAGCGATCGTTACGCAGTTAGAATTACGGCAATCTAACATAGAATTAAGAAATCGTATTAATGAAGTGTTAGTAGGGTACTTAAAACTTATCGATACGATCGTTTTACTTGGAATTGAAGAAGGCTTATTTTCAGCTGAGCTAGACCTTCGCATTACAAGACAGATGATTTTTGGAACAATTGATGAGGTCGTAACAAACTGGGTTATGAAAGAACATAAGTATGAGCTATTAAGGCTCGCAAAGCCGGTTCATACCCTGCTTTTAAAAGCTATGAGAGCAAACTAG